The region TAAACTTTTTAAACCGCTTTAACTTTACGTAATCCTTTAAAGTCGTAACGGCTATATATTTATCGTCGGAATTAAGTATGTTCGTTATTTCTTTAAAATCGGTTTCGGCGTATTCGTAATGGTCGGCAAATTCCATTTTGTAATCCGCAGGCGCGCCGCAGTCGTTCAAATTTTCGTAAAAATAATCCGAATTGCCTATTGCGCATACGGATAGGATTTTGCCGCCTTTAGATTTAAATGATTTTAAATCTTCTAAAGATATAACGTTTTTTTGAGATATAAGTTTATTAGGTTTATAGTAAGAATAAAATACCGGACAATTTTTATTGTATCTTTTTAATTTATTTTCTATATTTGTTTTAAAAGACGATTGATTTTCCAAAAGTTCCGGCCTGCATTTGTTTATAACTGCGATATCGGCATATTTTAAAGCGCTTAGCGGTTCTCTTAAAATTCCTGCGGGGATAACGTCCTGTATGAATATATCTACGCTTGCGTCTATTATAATTACGTTAATATCTTTTTTAATGTTTAACGCCGTGAAACCGTCGTCCAGAATGGCGATTCTTTTATTTCCGCCTAATTCGTCGTGAACGTCTTTGTAGGCGCATTCATATGTTATATCTATTGCCTCTGTTTTTGATTCGGGCGTTTCATCAGGAATAATTTCGTTATTTTCGGCTTGCGAGGTATCTAAATTCCATTCCATTTCCGCAAGGTTGTAATATATTTCGTCGTTGTTAAGGCAGGTTTTAGCAGCCTTAAACCTGTTTTTAGACACGACGACAGGAATATCGATTTTTTTTGATTTAAATTTTTCGACTAAAAGAAGGACTTCGTCAGGCAATTTATTTCTTGATTCGGGAATTTCATACTCCCATGCGGCTATATAGACTTTTTTTTTAAGCGCCCTTTATATCCGCGGGTTATAATGCAGGGTTTTAATCCTTTTTCGTATAAATATTCGGCTAAATTATAAGAGAACGGGGTTTTTCCAGAGCCGCCCATGTTTATATTGCCGAAACTAACTGTAAATATGCCGGAGTTTTTTGCTTTTGCGCCGCTTATACCTCTTTTTATTTGAGAAAACAGGATAACTAGAAAAGATAACGGAAAAAGCGGAAGTTTTGCAAAAAATTTAAATAATTCGCCGCGCTTTTTTTTATTCGTCAAGAAAATCAGGATATATTTGTCAAATTTCATTTTAAAATTTATTCATACCGTTTTTTTTGTTTGATTTTTATTTTTATATCGAAGCCGCCGATTCTTTTATCCTGTTTAATCCTTTTATTATAACGTCTAATCCGGTAGCAAAAGATAATCTTATGAAATTATCGTTTCCGAATTCTACGCCTGGGACAGCCGCAACGAGATATTTATCCAAAAGATAATCGCAATATTCTGAAGAAGAATTTATCGTTTCGCCGTTTGAGTTTTTTAATTTTCCGAATACTTTTGAAATATCTACGAAAAGATAAAAAGCGCCGTCGGGTTTTACCGGAGTCATGCTTTTTATGTTTTTTTCAAAAAAATCAAACATATAATCCCTTCTTTTTTGAAATTCGCCGCGCATCATATCGGTGAATTCGTATCCGCCCTTTAACGCCGCAAGTGCGCCGTATTGGGCAAATGTAGTAGGATTAGAAGTACTCTGCGATTGTATATTGTTCATTGCCGCTATTAAATCCCCTGGCCCCGCCGTATAGCCTATCCTAAAGCCGGTCATTGAATAAGTTTTAGATACGGCGTTGACGGCTATGGTATATTCTTTCATAGATTTGTCCGCAATTAAAACGTTAAAAAACTTTTTGCCGTCGAATATTATTTTTTCGTATATATCGTCGGTTATAATATATATCCCTTGTTTTTTAGCAAAATCTGCGACTTCTATTATATCCTTTTCGTCCATCATTACGCCGGTGGGGTTTGACGGACTGTTGATTATGACGCCTCTTGTTTTGGCGGTTATTCTGTTTTTAAATATTTCAAGGTTAAATTTAAAACCGTTTTTTGAAGTATCCGCAATTACCGGTACGCCGCCGGAAAGTTTTATAATTTCGGTGTATGAAACCCAGTAAGGCGAAGGAACTATTATTTCGTCGCCTTCGTTAAGCATAGCCGTAAAAATATTATATAAAGAATGTTTTCCGCCGCAGGATACCATTATTTCCGAATTTTCATATTTTACGCCGTAATCCGCCGCAAATTTTTCGGCAATAGCTGTTTTCAGTTCGTCTATGCCGGAAACCGGCGTATATTTGGTCTGCCCCTTGTCGAGGGCATCTTTTACGGCTTTTTTTATATAGTCGGGCGTGTCGAAATCCGGTTCGCCGGCGCCGAAGCCCACGACGTCTTTCCCTTCGCTTTTTAGTTTTTTTGCTTTTGCCGTAATCGCAAGAGTAGCCGACGGCTTGATTAAAGAAGCTCTACATGAGAGTTTCATCGTTTTCTCCTTTCGAGTA is a window of Candidatus Acidulodesulfobacterium acidiphilum DNA encoding:
- a CDS encoding pyridoxal phosphate-dependent aminotransferase; amino-acid sequence: MKLSCRASLIKPSATLAITAKAKKLKSEGKDVVGFGAGEPDFDTPDYIKKAVKDALDKGQTKYTPVSGIDELKTAIAEKFAADYGVKYENSEIMVSCGGKHSLYNIFTAMLNEGDEIIVPSPYWVSYTEIIKLSGGVPVIADTSKNGFKFNLEIFKNRITAKTRGVIINSPSNPTGVMMDEKDIIEVADFAKKQGIYIITDDIYEKIIFDGKKFFNVLIADKSMKEYTIAVNAVSKTYSMTGFRIGYTAGPGDLIAAMNNIQSQSTSNPTTFAQYGALAALKGGYEFTDMMRGEFQKRRDYMFDFFEKNIKSMTPVKPDGAFYLFVDISKVFGKLKNSNGETINSSSEYCDYLLDKYLVAAVPGVEFGNDNFIRLSFATGLDVIIKGLNRIKESAASI